From the genome of Haloarchaeobius salinus, one region includes:
- a CDS encoding poly(R)-hydroxyalkanoic acid synthase subunit, with amino-acid sequence MTDSYPQSTVPTEWNDFVSRMNEQFFEAMEKNMEAQAEFVEQWSETVEGTSGEMGDLDESVEGYKRAYEAWMDAAEQMIERTEDGMQGEEVEFEEFRDIWLNTANQAFKEVMSTSAFAAWTGSSVGQMLEMQQQADEAAEDTLHTLGFATEGDVVEIGDRLVELERRQHAVEQKLDRVLEHLEE; translated from the coding sequence ATGACAGACTCATACCCCCAATCGACGGTGCCGACCGAGTGGAACGACTTCGTCTCGCGAATGAACGAGCAGTTCTTCGAGGCGATGGAGAAGAACATGGAGGCCCAGGCGGAGTTCGTCGAGCAGTGGTCCGAGACGGTCGAGGGGACCAGCGGCGAGATGGGCGACCTCGACGAGAGCGTCGAGGGCTACAAGCGCGCCTACGAGGCCTGGATGGACGCCGCCGAGCAGATGATCGAGCGGACCGAGGACGGCATGCAGGGCGAGGAGGTCGAGTTCGAGGAGTTCCGTGACATCTGGCTCAACACGGCGAACCAGGCCTTCAAGGAGGTCATGTCGACGAGCGCGTTCGCCGCCTGGACCGGCTCCAGCGTCGGCCAGATGCTCGAGATGCAACAGCAGGCCGACGAGGCGGCCGAGGACACGCTCCACACGCTCGGTTTCGCCACCGAGGGCGACGTGGTCGAGATCGGCGACCGTCTCGTCGAGCTCGAACGTCGCCAGCACGCGGTCGAACAGAAGCTCGACCGCGTCCTCGAACACCTGGAGGAGTAA
- a CDS encoding AbrB/MazE/SpoVT family DNA-binding domain-containing protein, whose protein sequence is MTDDSPKMPWSPFMLQQMQEQMTEASEQMMGSQSELWDQFLKNGAGGSDTMSDLTAMSHGAAMFKTRVQSSGRISIPDAEREALDIGEGDIVQTIVIPVKRNNSDSNE, encoded by the coding sequence ATGACGGACGATTCGCCGAAGATGCCGTGGTCCCCGTTCATGCTCCAGCAGATGCAGGAGCAGATGACGGAGGCGAGCGAGCAGATGATGGGGTCCCAGTCCGAGCTGTGGGACCAGTTCCTCAAGAACGGGGCCGGCGGGTCGGACACGATGTCCGACCTGACCGCGATGAGTCATGGCGCGGCGATGTTCAAGACCCGCGTCCAGAGCAGTGGTCGCATCAGCATCCCCGACGCCGAGCGCGAGGCGCTCGACATCGGCGAAGGCGACATCGTCCAGACGATAGTCATCCCAGTCAAACGCAACAACAGTGATTCCAATGAGTGA
- a CDS encoding MaoC family dehydratase, whose translation MGERESRVASPFTAMTTAWTSFAESAVKGATAANRAAFAAFTPPVDVSSVATDDTTTSEDDEVVEPSVPSVVYEHADWTFERTVEKAADITVGDTVVFSKTLSEEDVRAFAAASGDTNRLHLDDEFAEDTRFGGRIAHGTLVSGLVSAALARLPGLTIYLSQELTFEGPVGIGDRVTATVEVLEDLGNGQYRLSTVIEDDERVVVDGEAVVLIDDLPE comes from the coding sequence ATGGGTGAACGAGAGAGCCGCGTAGCGTCGCCATTTACAGCGATGACGACGGCGTGGACCAGTTTCGCGGAGAGTGCCGTCAAGGGGGCGACGGCTGCCAACCGAGCAGCGTTCGCGGCCTTCACACCGCCGGTGGACGTGTCGTCCGTCGCCACGGACGACACGACGACGAGCGAGGACGACGAGGTCGTCGAGCCGTCCGTCCCGTCGGTGGTGTACGAACACGCCGACTGGACGTTCGAGCGGACCGTCGAGAAGGCGGCCGACATCACGGTGGGCGACACCGTCGTCTTCTCGAAGACGCTCAGCGAGGAGGACGTCCGCGCGTTCGCGGCCGCGAGCGGCGACACGAACCGACTCCACCTCGACGACGAGTTCGCCGAAGACACGCGCTTCGGGGGGCGCATCGCGCACGGGACGCTCGTCTCGGGGCTCGTGAGTGCGGCGCTCGCCCGCCTCCCCGGGCTGACGATCTACCTCTCGCAGGAGCTGACCTTCGAGGGGCCCGTCGGGATCGGTGACCGAGTCACCGCGACGGTCGAGGTACTCGAGGACCTGGGCAACGGCCAGTACCGCCTCTCGACGGTCATCGAGGACGACGAGCGGGTGGTGGTCGACGGCGAGGCTGTCGTCCTCATCGACGACCTGCCCGAGTAG
- a CDS encoding DUF726 domain-containing protein — protein sequence MSHGHDSREHGAQNVSRRRFLGTAATAAAGTGLAVGTSGTAAAAETYPRVTTRGHYDITWYGSVYLTDGHTEWDYDTAGDIPGLDSAAPDELLVHVHGWMNEPDSAVEGFQTAESAYRNNGYDGAVVGFSWDSDSSVFGWWDSTEIAEDNGLKLANFVNDYRQANPGTTIRLVCHSLGARVTLRCIEVLNENGITDAVQSVSLLGGAADNDAVSTGGRYGPDLAGAVGQVDNFWKSDDDVLNWAYTTAEFDSAVGEEGCEGTEPGNYQDHNVDYVPDHYSYYYPNEGCIGDVVAEW from the coding sequence ATGTCACACGGGCATGACAGCAGGGAACACGGCGCACAGAACGTCAGTCGACGACGGTTCCTCGGTACGGCAGCCACCGCAGCAGCCGGCACCGGGCTCGCGGTCGGCACATCGGGCACCGCGGCGGCAGCGGAGACCTACCCGCGCGTGACCACGAGAGGACACTACGACATCACGTGGTACGGCTCGGTCTACCTGACCGACGGGCACACGGAGTGGGACTACGATACGGCCGGCGACATCCCCGGCCTCGACTCGGCGGCACCGGACGAACTGCTGGTCCACGTCCACGGCTGGATGAACGAACCCGACAGCGCCGTCGAGGGGTTCCAGACGGCGGAGTCCGCCTACCGGAACAACGGATACGACGGCGCGGTCGTCGGCTTCAGCTGGGACTCGGACTCCAGCGTCTTCGGCTGGTGGGACTCCACCGAGATCGCCGAGGACAACGGCCTGAAGCTCGCGAACTTCGTCAACGACTACCGGCAGGCCAACCCCGGAACGACGATCCGGCTGGTCTGTCACTCCCTCGGCGCGCGGGTGACGCTGCGCTGCATCGAGGTGCTGAACGAGAACGGCATCACCGACGCCGTCCAGTCCGTGTCGCTGCTCGGCGGGGCCGCCGACAACGACGCCGTCTCGACCGGCGGCCGTTACGGCCCGGACCTCGCGGGCGCGGTCGGGCAGGTCGACAACTTCTGGAAGTCCGACGACGACGTGCTCAACTGGGCGTACACGACCGCGGAGTTCGATTCGGCCGTCGGCGAGGAGGGCTGTGAGGGCACCGAACCCGGCAACTACCAGGACCACAACGTCGACTACGTGCCGGACCACTACTCGTACTACTACCCGAACGAGGGCTGTATCGGCGACGTCGTCGCGGAGTGGTAG
- a CDS encoding alpha-1 4-glucan-protein synthase: MTTADICVVVPTVREYECIRSYVANARDHGFDTDRLHFVLVTEDFCDADAMREMLDDLGVSGRVFDESDRESWYDEHGVSEYSHLIPAASHAQTSFGLLYLWNEEFEYGFFIDDDTLPHEDHDFFGLHMANLAYEGEVERVASDEQWVNVLYENADEHGLYPRGYPYAAMDETVETDTTTVDHVVASQGLWTNVPDLDAVRILMDGDLEGQAQTRTTAEDFGEQFVAAEGNYLTVCSMNLAFRREVVPAFYQCPMDDNPWNVGRFDDIWSGVFLKRAADVLGGQVLNGDPLCEHNKAPRSTFDDLANEVAGLECNEHFWEIVDGEGADANTYAEVMAAMADALVEGEFDEYQNGEFLNYVGEYCLDWLDCLDELAPVAGHDPVAATADD; encoded by the coding sequence ATGACAACAGCGGACATCTGCGTCGTCGTCCCGACCGTCCGCGAGTACGAGTGCATCCGCTCGTACGTCGCGAACGCACGGGACCACGGCTTCGACACGGACCGACTCCACTTCGTCCTCGTCACCGAGGACTTCTGTGACGCCGACGCGATGCGCGAGATGCTCGACGACCTCGGCGTCTCGGGCCGCGTGTTCGACGAATCGGACCGCGAGAGCTGGTACGACGAACACGGCGTCAGCGAGTACAGCCACCTGATTCCGGCGGCGAGTCACGCGCAGACGTCGTTCGGCCTGCTCTACCTCTGGAACGAGGAGTTCGAGTACGGCTTCTTCATCGACGACGACACCCTGCCCCACGAGGACCACGACTTCTTCGGCCTGCACATGGCCAACCTCGCCTACGAGGGCGAGGTCGAGCGCGTGGCATCCGACGAGCAGTGGGTGAACGTCCTCTACGAGAACGCCGACGAGCACGGGCTCTACCCGCGTGGCTACCCCTATGCCGCGATGGACGAGACCGTCGAGACGGACACGACCACGGTCGACCACGTCGTCGCCTCCCAGGGGCTCTGGACGAACGTCCCCGACCTCGACGCCGTCCGCATCCTGATGGACGGCGACCTGGAGGGCCAGGCCCAGACCCGCACGACCGCCGAGGACTTCGGCGAGCAGTTCGTCGCGGCCGAGGGCAACTACCTCACCGTCTGCTCGATGAACCTGGCGTTCCGCCGCGAGGTCGTTCCGGCGTTCTACCAGTGCCCGATGGACGACAACCCCTGGAACGTCGGCCGGTTCGACGACATCTGGTCGGGCGTCTTCCTCAAGCGCGCGGCCGACGTGCTCGGCGGGCAGGTCCTCAACGGCGACCCCCTGTGCGAGCACAACAAGGCTCCGCGCTCGACGTTCGACGACCTCGCGAACGAGGTCGCCGGCCTGGAGTGCAACGAGCACTTCTGGGAGATCGTCGACGGCGAGGGCGCGGACGCCAACACCTACGCGGAGGTAATGGCCGCCATGGCGGACGCACTCGTCGAGGGCGAGTTCGACGAGTACCAGAACGGCGAGTTCCTCAACTACGTCGGCGAGTACTGCCTCGACTGGCTCGACTGCCTCGACGAACTGGCACCGGTCGCGGGCCACGACCCCGTGGCGGCGACGGCCGACGACTGA
- a CDS encoding extracellular solute-binding protein gives MNHNDHDSTDAPVGRRRFLTAASATGLAASAGCIGLFTGDENEDDGELGLIGSGMDGRPAPGGTPMADMPDLSGTLTLYSGRGEPLVNTLLGYIEDQYEDFTVDTRYEASTTLANQIETAGNASEADVFLSVNAGALGLVSDAGMTVTLPDDLQELVPTQYRDDDGAWIGTSGRARTIPYNTDELSDSDVPDDILDVPDTDFAGDMGWAPSYGSFQGFLTAMRVMNGREETKAWLEAMLDAGVTRYSDEFIVSRAVANGELSAGFANHYYIQRVLANNEDAPVATAFTQNDAGAIFNVAGACVVSSTSDEDLATNFVRHLLSAEAQEYFATRTFEYPLIPEVEPVGDLPPVDELETPDFDLAQLSDIGPTIDLMREVGIQV, from the coding sequence ATGAACCACAACGACCACGACTCCACCGACGCCCCCGTCGGTCGTCGCCGCTTCCTCACGGCGGCCTCGGCGACGGGACTCGCGGCCTCCGCAGGCTGTATCGGCCTCTTCACGGGCGACGAGAACGAAGACGACGGCGAACTCGGCCTCATCGGCTCCGGGATGGACGGCCGGCCGGCACCGGGCGGCACACCGATGGCCGACATGCCCGACCTCTCGGGCACGCTCACGCTCTACTCCGGGCGTGGCGAACCCCTCGTCAACACGCTCCTCGGCTACATCGAGGACCAGTACGAGGACTTCACGGTCGACACCCGCTACGAGGCCTCGACCACCCTCGCGAACCAGATCGAGACCGCGGGCAACGCCAGCGAGGCCGACGTGTTCCTGTCGGTCAACGCCGGCGCGCTCGGCCTCGTCTCCGACGCCGGCATGACGGTCACGCTCCCGGACGACCTCCAGGAGCTCGTCCCCACCCAGTACCGCGACGACGACGGTGCGTGGATCGGTACCTCCGGCCGTGCACGGACCATCCCGTACAACACGGACGAGCTCTCCGACTCCGACGTGCCGGACGACATCCTCGACGTGCCGGACACCGACTTCGCGGGCGACATGGGCTGGGCACCGAGCTACGGCTCGTTCCAGGGCTTCCTCACCGCGATGCGCGTCATGAACGGCCGCGAGGAGACGAAGGCGTGGCTCGAAGCGATGCTCGACGCCGGCGTCACCCGCTACAGCGACGAGTTCATCGTCTCGCGCGCGGTCGCCAACGGGGAGCTCAGCGCCGGCTTCGCGAACCACTACTACATCCAGCGCGTCCTCGCGAACAACGAGGACGCCCCCGTCGCGACGGCGTTCACGCAGAACGACGCCGGTGCCATCTTCAACGTCGCCGGTGCCTGCGTCGTCAGCAGCACCAGCGACGAGGACCTCGCGACGAACTTCGTCCGGCACCTGCTCTCGGCCGAGGCCCAGGAGTACTTCGCAACACGTACATTCGAGTACCCACTCATCCCCGAGGTAGAACCCGTCGGCGACCTCCCACCCGTCGACGAACTCGAGACGC